In Streptomyces chartreusis, the following proteins share a genomic window:
- a CDS encoding rhodanese-like domain-containing protein has protein sequence MGGNSTAEPPVGIDEFLERVRAGYERIKPQEAYEAFQGGEALLVDIRYAALRERDGLIPGALVVERNELEWRLDPQGSHRAPEATSHDVRVVVICNEGYASSLAVESLRRLGLRRATDLVGGFQAWRAEGLPVTTEVGPPPPPRAVHSP, from the coding sequence CATCGACGAGTTCCTGGAGCGGGTACGCGCCGGCTACGAGCGGATCAAGCCCCAGGAGGCATACGAAGCCTTCCAGGGCGGCGAGGCTCTGCTGGTCGACATCCGGTACGCGGCCCTGCGCGAACGGGACGGCCTCATCCCCGGTGCCCTGGTCGTCGAGCGCAACGAACTGGAGTGGCGGCTCGACCCTCAGGGCAGCCATCGCGCCCCCGAGGCAACCAGCCATGACGTGCGGGTCGTGGTGATCTGCAACGAGGGATACGCGTCCAGCCTGGCAGTCGAGTCGCTACGGCGGCTGGGGCTGCGCCGGGCCACCGATCTGGTCGGCGGATTCCAGGCCTGGCGGGCTGAGGGCCTGCCGGTGACGACGGAGGTGGGCCCGCCTCCACCGCCCCGTGCCGTGCACTCCCCGTGA
- the recX gene encoding recombination regulator RecX, whose amino-acid sequence MTRRTDWAEYTAYPDTPRGRGRGGDEGSSGMGGHTAGGDTVHDADGGNDGTPPYGASGSHGTGDAYGTGDSDGAGGSHGGYGDYGDESGPAYSAGASGGGSRRGRSGTRGSDGSRGRRRRGRTESSGEDGGASSSSRAEERMPPADPVERARAICLRLLTGTPRTRKQLADALRKREIPDDVAEEVLSRFEEVGLINDSAFADAWVESRHHGRGLARRALAQELRTKGVDSTLIDAAVSQLDSEQEEATARELVDRKLRSTRGLDRDKRLRRLAGMLARKGYPEGMALRVVRQALEEEGEDTEFLGDEGF is encoded by the coding sequence GTGACACGGCGAACCGACTGGGCCGAGTACACCGCCTATCCGGACACTCCGCGGGGGCGGGGGAGAGGCGGCGACGAGGGCTCCTCCGGCATGGGCGGACACACCGCCGGAGGAGACACGGTCCATGACGCGGACGGGGGGAATGACGGCACGCCGCCGTACGGCGCGAGTGGCTCTCACGGCACTGGCGATGCGTACGGTACGGGTGACTCGGACGGCGCGGGTGGTTCTCACGGGGGATACGGCGATTACGGCGACGAGTCGGGCCCGGCGTACAGCGCCGGTGCCTCCGGTGGCGGCTCGCGTCGTGGCCGCAGTGGGACTCGGGGCTCGGACGGCTCACGGGGGCGTCGTCGACGCGGTCGTACGGAGTCGTCCGGTGAGGACGGAGGTGCCTCTTCCTCGTCGAGGGCCGAGGAGAGGATGCCCCCAGCGGACCCGGTGGAGCGGGCGCGGGCGATCTGTCTGCGCCTGCTCACCGGGACCCCGCGCACGCGGAAGCAACTCGCGGACGCCCTGCGCAAGCGGGAGATCCCGGACGACGTCGCCGAGGAGGTGCTGTCGAGGTTCGAGGAAGTCGGCCTCATCAACGACAGTGCGTTCGCGGACGCCTGGGTGGAGTCCCGGCACCACGGCCGAGGGCTGGCGCGGCGCGCGCTCGCCCAGGAACTGCGCACCAAGGGCGTCGACTCCACACTGATCGACGCGGCCGTCTCCCAGCTCGACTCCGAGCAGGAAGAGGCGACCGCCCGCGAACTCGTGGACCGCAAGCTCCGCTCCACGCGGGGCCTCGACCGCGACAAACGCCTGCGCCGCCTCGCGGGCATGCTCGCCCGCAAGGGCTACCCCGAGGGCATGGCCCTGCGGGTGGTGCGGCAGGCACTGGAGGAAGAGGGCGAGGACACGGAGTTCCTGGGAGACGAGGGTTTCTGA
- the recA gene encoding recombinase RecA, whose protein sequence is MAGTDREKALDAALAQIERQFGKGAVMRMGERPNEPIEVIPTGSTALDVALGVGGLPRGRVVEVYGPESSGKTTLTLHAVANAQKAGGQVAFVDAEHALDPEYAKKLGVDIDNLILSQPDNGEQALEIVDMLVRSGALDLIVIDSVAALVPRAEIEGEMGDSHVGLQARLMSQALRKITSALNQSKTTAIFINQLREKIGVMFGSPETTTGGRALKFYASVRIDIRRIETLKDGTDAVGNRTRCKVVKNKVAPPFKQAEFDILYGHGISREGGLIDMGVEHGFVRKAGAWYTYEGDQLGQGKENARNFLKDNPDLANEIEKKIKEKLGVGVRPEEPAAEPGADAAVSATPDDAAKTVPAPAATKAAKTKAATAKS, encoded by the coding sequence ATGGCAGGAACCGACCGCGAGAAGGCCCTGGATGCCGCACTCGCACAGATTGAACGGCAATTCGGCAAGGGCGCGGTCATGCGCATGGGCGAGCGGCCGAATGAGCCCATCGAGGTCATCCCCACCGGGTCGACCGCGCTCGACGTAGCCCTCGGCGTCGGCGGTCTGCCGCGCGGCCGTGTGGTGGAGGTCTACGGCCCGGAGTCCTCCGGTAAGACGACCCTGACCCTGCACGCGGTGGCGAACGCGCAGAAGGCCGGCGGCCAGGTCGCCTTCGTGGACGCCGAGCACGCCCTCGACCCCGAGTACGCGAAGAAGCTCGGCGTCGACATCGACAACCTGATCCTCTCCCAGCCCGACAACGGCGAGCAGGCCCTGGAGATCGTGGACATGCTCGTCCGCTCCGGCGCCCTCGACCTCATCGTCATCGACTCCGTCGCCGCGCTCGTCCCGCGCGCGGAGATCGAGGGCGAGATGGGTGACAGCCACGTCGGTCTCCAGGCCCGTCTGATGAGCCAGGCGCTGCGGAAGATCACCAGTGCGCTCAACCAGTCCAAGACCACCGCGATCTTCATCAACCAGCTCCGCGAGAAGATCGGCGTGATGTTCGGCTCCCCGGAGACCACGACCGGTGGCCGGGCGCTGAAGTTCTACGCCTCGGTCCGTATCGACATCCGTCGCATCGAGACCCTGAAGGACGGCACTGACGCGGTCGGCAACCGCACTCGCTGCAAGGTCGTCAAGAACAAGGTCGCGCCGCCCTTCAAGCAGGCCGAGTTCGACATCCTCTACGGCCACGGCATCAGCCGCGAGGGCGGCCTGATCGACATGGGCGTGGAGCACGGGTTCGTGCGCAAGGCCGGCGCCTGGTACACGTACGAGGGCGACCAGCTCGGCCAGGGCAAGGAGAACGCGCGCAACTTCCTGAAGGACAACCCCGACCTGGCCAACGAGATCGAGAAGAAGATCAAGGAGAAGCTGGGTGTCGGGGTTCGGCCCGAGGAGCCGGCCGCCGAGCCGGGCGCGGACGCCGCGGTCTCCGCCACCCCGGACGACGCCGCGAAGACGGTGCCGGCACCGGCTGCGACCAAGGCAGCCAAGACCAAGGCCGCGACCGCCAAGAGCTGA
- a CDS encoding GNAT family N-acetyltransferase, with amino-acid sequence MNPIYERERAVVTVRPADSGDVEVIRAIRNHAIEHSTALWTQTPQSPAEAVTWLAAHLERGSAFVAEVDGEVAGFAVYGPWRELEGYRHTVEDSVYVREGRHGLGIGSALLAALITAAREAGHHVVIAGIESENASSIRLHERFGFQCVGVIPEVGTKFGRWLDLTLMRLALS; translated from the coding sequence ATGAATCCAATATACGAGAGAGAGCGGGCGGTCGTGACAGTGCGGCCGGCCGACTCCGGCGACGTGGAGGTCATCCGTGCGATCCGCAACCACGCGATCGAGCACTCGACGGCCCTGTGGACGCAGACGCCGCAGTCCCCGGCCGAGGCCGTGACCTGGCTGGCCGCCCACCTGGAGCGCGGCTCGGCCTTCGTGGCCGAGGTGGATGGCGAGGTGGCCGGGTTCGCGGTCTACGGGCCGTGGCGGGAGCTAGAGGGCTATCGCCACACGGTGGAGGACTCGGTCTACGTCCGCGAAGGCCGGCACGGACTCGGCATCGGCTCCGCGCTCCTTGCCGCGCTCATCACCGCCGCGCGCGAGGCGGGCCACCATGTCGTCATCGCCGGCATCGAGTCGGAGAACGCCTCGTCGATCCGGCTGCACGAGCGATTCGGGTTCCAGTGCGTCGGCGTAATCCCGGAGGTGGGCACGAAGTTCGGCCGGTGGCTCGATCTGACGCTCATGAGGCTGGCGTTGAGCTGA
- a CDS encoding helix-turn-helix domain-containing protein: protein MSNIVDPLVGQIASRIRTERERRRWTLAQLADASGVSQAMISRIERGESSPTAVVLGKLSAAFQLSVSSLLALAEGAHDETDGLGEVRRRAEAAEWRDPATGYRRRQITSPHFPAEIAEIRLPAGARVPYPAAAFAFVRQVVWVLDGRLTFHDGDTVHELDAGDTIELGEPSDRVFANTTDTACRYAVVLTRGTQP from the coding sequence ATGTCCAACATAGTAGATCCTCTGGTGGGGCAGATCGCATCCCGCATCCGCACCGAACGGGAGCGGCGCCGCTGGACGCTGGCCCAGCTCGCGGACGCCTCCGGTGTCTCGCAGGCCATGATCAGCAGGATCGAGCGCGGCGAGAGCAGCCCCACCGCCGTCGTCCTCGGCAAGCTGTCGGCCGCCTTCCAGCTCAGCGTGTCCTCCCTGCTCGCCCTCGCAGAAGGAGCGCACGACGAGACGGACGGGCTCGGGGAGGTGCGCCGCCGGGCCGAGGCGGCCGAGTGGCGCGACCCCGCCACCGGCTACCGGCGCCGCCAGATCACCAGCCCCCACTTCCCCGCCGAGATCGCCGAGATCCGCCTGCCCGCCGGCGCCCGCGTCCCGTATCCGGCGGCGGCGTTCGCCTTCGTCCGGCAGGTCGTCTGGGTCCTCGACGGCCGTCTGACCTTCCACGACGGCGACACGGTCCACGAACTCGACGCGGGCGACACCATCGAGCTCGGGGAGCCCAGCGACCGCGTCTTCGCCAACACCACCGACACCGCGTGCCGTTACGCCGTCGTCCTCACCCGCGGCACCCAGCCGTGA
- a CDS encoding MFS transporter has translation MSHALPRGGTFLLACIAGTAIANNYAIQPALTAVAADLDVPTPVIGLVPTAALVGCMFGFAFLLPLTDHLAPGRLVTAQLGTLAAALVLAAAATGPVPLLAAYLLIGASASVAAQAGNIAGRHAPPGRRGTGVATVAAGMSAGILLSRLAGGALADIVGWRRMLLVFAAIALLGAIAALTLLPRQRPRPDRSYRATLASLPPLLRHHPQLRRAVATGGLWYFAFNLIWVALALTLARPPHALDPTAIGLYSLAGLLGFAALPVTGRLTDRYTPRTVITACMLTAAVGTALLATGLDSPPATALGLALFDAGCFAAQAANQSRVIALDPHRSGSLSSVYLVLYFTIGAIGTALAAPLLDSVGWQGTALTAITALLLAAALGRAPSAS, from the coding sequence GTGAGCCACGCCCTGCCCCGGGGCGGCACGTTCCTGCTCGCCTGCATAGCCGGTACGGCGATCGCGAACAACTACGCCATCCAGCCCGCGCTCACCGCCGTGGCCGCCGACCTGGACGTCCCCACCCCGGTGATCGGCCTCGTCCCCACGGCCGCACTGGTCGGCTGCATGTTCGGCTTCGCCTTCCTGCTGCCCCTCACCGACCACCTCGCCCCGGGCCGCCTGGTCACGGCGCAGCTCGGCACGCTGGCCGCCGCCCTGGTCCTCGCCGCGGCAGCGACCGGCCCGGTACCGCTGCTGGCCGCCTACCTGCTCATCGGCGCCTCCGCCAGCGTCGCCGCGCAGGCCGGCAACATCGCGGGTCGCCACGCCCCGCCCGGGCGCCGTGGGACGGGCGTTGCCACCGTGGCAGCCGGCATGTCGGCCGGCATCCTGCTCAGCCGTCTCGCGGGAGGGGCGCTCGCGGACATCGTCGGTTGGCGCCGGATGCTCCTCGTCTTCGCCGCCATCGCCCTGCTCGGCGCGATCGCCGCTCTCACCCTCCTGCCGAGGCAACGGCCCCGGCCGGACCGCAGCTACCGTGCCACCCTCGCCTCGCTTCCCCCGCTCCTGCGCCACCACCCGCAACTGCGCCGAGCCGTGGCCACCGGTGGCCTGTGGTACTTCGCCTTCAACCTCATATGGGTCGCCCTCGCCCTCACGCTGGCCCGGCCGCCGCACGCCCTGGACCCCACCGCGATCGGCCTGTACAGCCTGGCCGGGCTCCTCGGTTTCGCCGCGCTCCCCGTCACCGGGCGCCTCACCGACCGCTACACGCCCCGGACCGTGATCACCGCCTGCATGCTGACCGCCGCCGTGGGCACGGCCCTGCTCGCCACGGGCCTGGACAGCCCACCGGCCACGGCCCTCGGGCTCGCCCTGTTCGACGCCGGCTGCTTCGCCGCGCAGGCCGCCAACCAGAGCCGCGTCATCGCCCTCGATCCCCATCGTTCGGGCAGCCTCAGCAGCGTCTATCTGGTGCTCTACTTCACCATCGGCGCCATCGGCACGGCCCTCGCCGCACCACTGCTCGACTCGGTCGGCTGGCAGGGCACGGCACTCACGGCCATCACGGCGCTCCTCCTGGCCGCCGCCTTGGGACGCGCGCCCTCTGCCTCATAA
- a CDS encoding AI-2E family transporter translates to MARTDETGEIARHGSPFGTTPPDPPPVGGDAGANGRMPRWLPRALVLALALVGVFQLGSWAFHQLTGLLVNILIAFFLALAIEPAVSWMASRGLRRGLATALVFFAVIIVSAGFVTLLGSMLAGQIIKIVEDFPNYLDSVINWINAHFHTELRRVDVQEGLLKSDWLRNYVQNSATGVLDVSAQVLGGLFQLLTITLFSFYFAADGPRLRRALCSVLPPARQAEVLRAWEIAVIKTGGYLYSRGLMALISGIAHYILLEILDVPYAPVLAVWVGLVSQFIPTIGTYLAGALPMLIAFTVDPWYALWVLIFVVVYQQFENYVLQPKLTAKTVDIHPAVAFGSVIAGTALLGAVGALIAIPAVATLQAFLGAYVKRYDVTDDPRVHGHRERGQGLFARAREFWIRPPEQPGKKPPEGDGGSGGSGDGAD, encoded by the coding sequence GTGGCACGCACTGACGAGACCGGGGAGATCGCCCGGCACGGGTCCCCGTTCGGCACGACGCCGCCCGATCCGCCTCCGGTCGGGGGCGATGCCGGGGCGAACGGCCGTATGCCGCGCTGGCTGCCGCGCGCCCTGGTGCTCGCGCTGGCGCTCGTAGGCGTGTTCCAGCTGGGCAGCTGGGCCTTTCACCAGCTCACCGGGTTGCTGGTCAACATCCTCATCGCGTTCTTCCTGGCCCTCGCCATCGAGCCCGCGGTGAGCTGGATGGCCTCGCGCGGTCTGCGCCGGGGACTGGCCACCGCTCTTGTGTTCTTCGCCGTGATCATCGTGTCGGCCGGATTCGTGACCCTGCTCGGGTCCATGCTCGCGGGCCAGATCATCAAGATCGTCGAGGACTTCCCGAACTACCTCGACTCCGTCATCAACTGGATCAACGCGCACTTCCACACCGAACTGCGCCGCGTCGACGTCCAGGAGGGCCTGCTCAAGTCCGACTGGCTGCGCAACTACGTGCAGAACAGCGCCACCGGCGTCCTGGACGTGTCCGCCCAGGTACTCGGCGGTCTGTTCCAACTGCTGACGATCACGCTGTTCTCGTTCTACTTCGCCGCCGACGGCCCCCGCCTGCGCCGCGCACTGTGCTCCGTACTGCCGCCCGCCCGGCAGGCCGAGGTGCTGCGTGCCTGGGAGATCGCTGTCATCAAGACCGGCGGCTATCTGTACTCGCGCGGTCTGATGGCGCTCATCTCCGGCATCGCCCACTACATCCTGCTGGAGATCCTGGATGTGCCGTACGCACCCGTGCTCGCGGTGTGGGTCGGTCTGGTGTCGCAGTTCATCCCCACCATCGGCACGTATCTCGCGGGCGCCCTGCCCATGCTGATCGCGTTCACGGTCGATCCCTGGTATGCGCTGTGGGTGCTGATCTTCGTCGTGGTCTACCAGCAGTTCGAGAACTACGTCCTTCAGCCGAAGCTGACCGCCAAGACCGTCGACATCCACCCCGCGGTCGCCTTCGGCTCGGTCATCGCCGGCACGGCGCTCCTGGGTGCGGTGGGCGCGCTGATCGCCATCCCGGCCGTCGCCACGTTGCAGGCGTTCCTGGGGGCGTACGTGAAGCGCTACGACGTCACCGACGACCCCCGCGTGCACGGGCACCGGGAGCGGGGGCAGGGGTTGTTCGCACGCGCGCGTGAGTTCTGGATACGTCCGCCGGAACAGCCCGGCAAGAAGCCCCCGGAGGGGGACGGGGGATCAGGAGGGTCGGGGGACGGGGCGGATTGA
- a CDS encoding DUF3046 domain-containing protein yields the protein MRLTVFWQRMAEHFGSGYADTFARDHVMAELGGRTVHEALESGWEAKDVWRVVCAVMNVPGEKR from the coding sequence ATGCGGTTGACGGTCTTCTGGCAGCGGATGGCGGAGCACTTCGGTTCGGGGTACGCCGACACCTTCGCGCGCGATCACGTGATGGCGGAGCTCGGCGGACGCACGGTGCACGAGGCGCTGGAGTCCGGCTGGGAGGCCAAGGACGTGTGGCGTGTGGTGTGTGCCGTGATGAACGTTCCGGGGGAGAAGCGCTGA
- a CDS encoding AzlD domain-containing protein — protein MNTWIAIGATVVGCYAVKLIGLLVPAGALEKPLVRRLAALLPVALLAALTAQQTFGDGQALVLDARAAGVAAAAVALVLRAPFLLVVGAAVVVTAGVRALSG, from the coding sequence GTGAACACCTGGATCGCCATCGGCGCCACCGTCGTCGGCTGCTACGCCGTCAAACTCATAGGGCTCCTGGTGCCGGCGGGCGCCCTGGAGAAGCCTCTCGTACGGCGTCTTGCCGCCCTGTTGCCCGTCGCCCTGCTCGCCGCCCTCACGGCCCAGCAGACGTTCGGCGACGGGCAGGCGCTGGTGCTGGACGCGAGGGCGGCAGGGGTCGCGGCCGCCGCCGTGGCGCTCGTCCTGAGAGCGCCCTTCCTGCTCGTCGTCGGAGCTGCCGTGGTGGTGACCGCCGGGGTGCGGGCGCTGAGTGGCTGA
- a CDS encoding AzlC family ABC transporter permease — protein sequence MQEQNALTDLHVGPEKPDAAVVRDALGVGVAVGLSGFAFGVTSAGSGLTLLQTCVLSLLVFTGASQFALVGAIAAGGSPFTAAAGAFFLGVRNAFYGLRLSQVLRLTRAVRPFAAQWVIDETTVVALAQPTRRSARIGFVVTGLSLYVLWNLTTLLGALGAEAIGDTAAWGLDAAGPAVFLALLAPMLTTGTERAVAGLAVVLGLGLLPVLPAGVPVLVAALAAPVVLWAQGRRLGGEAR from the coding sequence GTGCAAGAACAGAACGCTCTCACAGATCTTCACGTCGGCCCGGAGAAGCCCGATGCCGCCGTCGTACGGGACGCCCTGGGCGTCGGGGTCGCCGTCGGGCTGTCCGGGTTCGCTTTCGGGGTGACGTCGGCGGGCAGTGGGCTCACGCTCCTGCAGACCTGTGTGCTCAGCCTGCTGGTGTTCACGGGGGCGTCGCAGTTCGCGCTCGTCGGGGCGATCGCGGCCGGTGGCAGTCCGTTCACCGCGGCTGCCGGGGCCTTCTTCCTGGGCGTGCGCAACGCCTTCTACGGGCTGCGGCTGTCCCAGGTGCTGCGCCTCACGCGCGCGGTGCGGCCGTTCGCCGCGCAGTGGGTGATCGACGAGACGACGGTCGTCGCACTGGCGCAGCCCACTCGGCGCAGTGCGCGGATCGGGTTCGTGGTGACCGGGCTGAGCCTTTACGTGCTGTGGAATCTCACGACGCTGCTGGGCGCACTGGGGGCCGAGGCCATCGGTGACACCGCCGCCTGGGGGCTCGACGCCGCCGGGCCCGCCGTGTTCCTCGCGCTGCTCGCCCCCATGCTGACGACCGGCACCGAGCGGGCCGTCGCCGGGCTGGCGGTGGTTCTGGGGCTCGGGCTGCTGCCCGTGCTGCCGGCTGGGGTGCCCGTACTCGTGGCCGCGCTCGCCGCGCCGGTCGTGCTGTGGGCGCAGGGACGGCGTCTGGGCGGGGAGGCGCGGTGA